The Castanea sativa cultivar Marrone di Chiusa Pesio chromosome 4, ASM4071231v1 sequence AGGTGAGGCTGAATCCCATTGTTAGATAAATGACAACAGCCTCACTGCCAACTCAACTTATACAAATTaactgcaaaacaaaaaaagagaaaacatatAAATCAGAAACATATCTTCATAGAGGTGTGGTACCATTGTTACATGCTTATGGAATTGGATTACATGACATCAAAGTATTTCAACTCAGTTTAAGGGAACTATGGAATTTACTATTGTCATTTCGTCGGATTTGCATCCTCCCACGTTCATTTATAACACGATTCATGTTGTAGAAATCTCAACTATACGGTATTGAATGTATGGCCATGATCTTGCAGCACCCTAACTATGTGTAACTCATAGTAGGAACCATATGTGGTGGTAGTATCATAGGATTCATAGCCATTTATTTAACATTCATATGGTCTAGATTTTATAACTTGAAAGTATTAAAGCACATtaatttagatatatatagcATTGTAACATGACCctaggaaaagagagagaaaagagggaaaaaaaagtacaaaaaaaagtaacatcTACAAAATGAAAACATGTAACTTGAGATTCACATTtaaaattgatagaaaaaattaattttaactaaattaataagagtaaaagaaaattggatacaatttttgtttgaaagaaATCCCAGGGCTAAAAAACATGAACAAAAGCTAGAAACAGAAACCATTAAAGAAAACTAACCAGAGATAGGAGCTAGGACATGCTAGAGCtttgaaaaaaaagttagaagaaGAATATTTATAGTCTTTGAGAAAGGTAACAGATACAAGAAGTGGAAAGCAACGCCAATGTTACTCACATTAATAATTACAATGCTATACTGACCAAATTAAATACAACAAAACCAGTTCCTAAAATTAAAAGAGtaacattacaaattaaaataattttttttttaaataattattaaaaacaatataaGAGTTCAATGCACACTATTTTTGAAGAAGAGAACAAAATCCAATTATTAAAGGGACaacattataataattttttttataaaaggaaaaaaaaaaaaaaaacagattcaGAATTTCTATTTGTCACAATTTAGAAATTCAACTTTTCCCCAAAACAACTTAAAAgcttgaccaaaaaaaaaagcgttaaaatttgaattttcagaAAGAACATGATTCAtagttaaaatttgaattttcagaAAGAACATGATTCATAGTTTATGGTGTAAAATGTAATGAATTTTAAAAGGGGAGTTAGGATGTTAattgagaaagaaaagcaatGAGAAAATAatgccttttcttttcctttttcctttttttttggaaaaaaaaaaaaaagctttatcCGTTACATAGTTAAATCTTTTTCAAAGGCAATTGAAGAATGATTTCCATGCAAACGGTAatagaaaatcaaaatcaaacgtaggtgaaaaaagaaaagaaaagaaaagagaggaaattCCTTAATTGATTTTGTAAGAATTATTCTTCATTGGcacaaaagttttttttgggggggttgggcatgggcggagctgttattggttgccccccctaattttttttataaaaatattattatattaataggtactaagtttaacaattttgttcaataaaattacactttgccccccttaataatgccattaattctttttgagagtaatcttatagccaaaaacgtttttacaatgtttatacaaactattaaggtagcaaattcttattagttcgtatacttgcataactttttatatatcaataaccacttatcacattagcaatttgtaaaaattttgtagttttagcatttttcaccttttaaaggacataaaaaattaatagattaaatctaaaacaaaatataaaaactcaaaaaaattagctcaacaataaaaattaccaatataataaactaaaaaaattaagtccaatcaatatattttacccagaacaaactacttggccatttaaaaaaattttaacaaaaatccttagtagtaaaaaaataaactcaagGGTCGGAGCCACCGCACACAGCTAGCAGCAAAGTCGCCCCGCTAACTCCAagttctggctccgtccctgagGGGTGGGATAACTCAATAGTTAGGGGAGATTAAAGAGTAATTTGGACCATGAATATctccattaaaaatattaaaatgtgttAGCCTGTTAAGCTACAAGTTTTTTGGGGGGAAACAAGAGTTCTTTTATGGGCATAACAAATTGTCAACATTCACAATAAGTTGAGGTCTCAACTCATCACTCACAggtcaaaataatatatatatatatatatattttttttttttttaaatattgtaccTAGATTCACAACGACTTAAAATGAGggtgttataaaaatattataacagaCATTTTGTTGTGCACTCGTGGTCTTTCACTTTACACTACTTCCAGTTAATAAATTATGAGTAAAGCGTTCACATCTTTCTCATGTCAACTGTTTAAGTTTAAGCCTATTAACATGGCGAATGGCCAAGAAGTGTGTGATTGATCTCAGCCCTGTTGAAATTAAACGAATCCAggtattgaataaaaattatagcaaAGGACTGATATTCACAGCATTTTAGGAATAAATCTTTTTTACTAGAATAATATCATCTTATCATTCAGTTGATTCATTAACATTTTATGGTTGAGATCAAACAATCAAGGCTTGGTCAGAAATGGGCAAACTTGACAGAATACTATTTTTTATGAAGATATAAGATAGATTTCAGGGAAGaatgcttgtaaaattttccataataaaGAACCTCATTGAAGGAGGAAATGGAATGGAAAATAGTACTTGCAGGGATTAAGCACAAACTTGTGGTTTTGCTCAATCCAATCCAAAAACACTGATGTGGGTTTAAACAATTCCTAGGCTATCTGTGATAAGAATGTCATTTTAAATGAGAATTTGAgccaaaagggaaaaataatcACAACAAGAAAAGGTTAAGATTCAGGATATGACACAAACTAGCAAGCAGAAATTTAAATGATAGATATGTTCATCAGAAATGATTACAAAAACTCAGgtctttgattaaaaaataataagattatAAATCAGCTAGATTATGAATAGTATCTTATTACATCAGAAATTTCTTATTGAAGAGACTATTACTTACACTAAAGACATCAGAACCAAAAGCTCTGAGTCAAGAGTGAAGAGAAAATTATGCACAAGCAGGAGCATCAAAGTTGGGAAGTACTATGAAAGAAATGGAGTAAGGTGCAATATATAATGGAGAATGCACATTATTCAGGACAGGGGCCAATTTTGGGATTTCTCCATGATCTGTAAGCACTAATGGAACTCCGTTTAGAACTGAGGTTTCACTTTGAAGATTCCCATCTTTGGGGGTCAAGTGAAACTCCTCTCTGTACAATGGTCCATCTGAAGCTTTGATTCCAACCCAAGCAACCGTTTTCTTAATACTATGCACGACAGAATTTTGGCTTTGGATTTTTCTCCCATTTGCAGGCAAATTGCCATTCATTAGATTTTCAACATTGATGACAAACCTAGTCTGATTGCTAAAATTAATCAGGAGCAAAGTAATACCCGCCTGTACAAGGTGATgaaaattgtcaaaattagTATAGCAAGATCATGGAATACAAGATATAAAAAGAGCAATACGAAACTATACCGAAGAAATttcttagacttttttttttggttggggtgGGGGGGTTTGAGAATTGGGAGAAGATTGAAATTccatttcaaaaatcaaattttgttttagttgATTAAAAAAGATCTGTTGAAAATAGACCAAGCCATATGTATGCAAGTAAAATAAGCTAAAGTATTGACAGATCAGCTTAGTTAGAACAATTATGAAGCCTATGTAATTAACATGCAAAAGTTGGGACCTAAGAAAACATGGGTGTCACTGAAAATATTGATGTTAAAGATCTGGGTTTAGACGGTCACAGGAATAAGGATGATAAAAGTACGGTGCTTATAAACATGTGACCATGATAAAGATAGACCTACACCTCCTAGTCCAAATTTGCCTTAAGACTCCTACATTGCCTCAAAATTATTTCCTTCTGATTGGAGACAAAGTTAACGTATAATAAAGCCTTACTCTTCCTTTTGAACAGTGGGCATAAGAGCGTAGGTGTGGTGAATCACCAGTTCTAACAGCAAGAACACCTTTTCCCATAAGTCGATGCCATAGAAGTGCactactccaaaaaaaaaaaaaaaagcatcaaaCAAAAGGAAATGATATGAATTAGATAAGCCCTGCAAGGACCTTCcccataaaaaataagatttcaATGAACTTGCCTGTAGTAATCAGGCCTGGGGACAAATGTGGCTGTGTTGAGGAGACCATAATTCCCACCAACTAAAGTCTGCCTGCAATATGCTTTAGTATTGAACTTGGATGCCATTCCAAGCTGATCTAAGTacctaaaaattcatatataaataagtcATTACAGAATTaatgaaagagaaaagatgGAAGAGtagtaaattctttttttttgtggctatAAATGcttatagtttaaaaaaataaattaaaaatgatggaAGTAATGAGGAGACCAAGATTACCAGAAGCTGTCCATGAATGAGTCAGACACGTGGCGACCACCACTGTTATAGGCACCACCAGATTCTCCAACCCATGCAGAAGCCCAAGGACCATTATGCTGAATAGTTTGCTGAAGACTGTTAAATGTCTCCGATATCTTGCTTAAGAAAGAGGGATCCATTATATTCTTTACAAGACTCGGGTCATTACCTGAAATGGAGAGAGCAACTGTAAAAGCAGATATGGGCACAGCAATAAATAGGAAGGGGGAGTGTTTGTGAGTGCATGCACAATCATGTGTGTCAGGGTatgaaaaatctaatttatttccATAAGAAAGACATCATTCAGAAATCAGAGGTATTAAAATGCTCTTGACCTAAGCAGCCAAAAGCAATATatgaaaccaaaacaaacttACAGTTGTCTTTTTGCCCTGTTGGGTTTCAACTTCCATACCAATTTCCGGTCAGGATACAATTTATAAGAACGAAAGAAATAACAATAATTTGcacatcaaataattttttgcaTGCTCTTAACCATTCATTGTTGCTGACATGCAACACTCCAACTCTTAGCGGAGAAAAATTAATGGGAAAAAAAGACACTGGAACATATCCTCTGCATACAATTCTCCTATGCacaatcaatttcaaattaagctattttttaatactatgcAAGTGCAAATTGTGTAGAATGAGCTTTTAATATCACCAGTAGTGAAATGTACAGGTATCAACACTAAAAGAAGTTTGGTACCATGGTCACATACCTGCacctaaattatatatatgatgagtcACCAAATTGACTACATTTGAACCTGAAACCTGAAGAAGTTTAGCGAACCATGCTTGGTCATAGAAACCTCCAGGTGCAATGAGTGAAGGCTTCGATTTGGATGTCTTATACAAgtcattcataaaaattttaagcttAATCAAGTCTTTCCCATACAGTTCAGCACCAACACTTGCACCAACACCATTTCCAGACAACTCGTTACCTACAGTAGCAAAGGCAAGGATAGTGATGAAGAGGAACAAGATAATGGCAACAATAAAGAATTTTGTCTATTAATCCTACCCAATTCCCATGA is a genomic window containing:
- the LOC142631130 gene encoding heparanase-like protein 1, with amino-acid sequence MDLTLGFRLTLFLALVSLPAILAQDIGTAKILVDGTKRVAEIDDNFICATIDWWPRDKCDYKQCPWGNTSVINLDLSHPLLAKAIQAFNHLRIRIGGSLQDQVVYNVGNLRYRCHPFRKMKDGLFGFSKGCLYMRRWDELNHFFSKTGVIVTFGLNALYGRHKLKGNAWGGDWDSSNARSLMKYSISKGYKIDSWELGNELSGNGVGASVGAELYGKDLIKLKIFMNDLYKTSKSKPSLIAPGGFYDQAWFAKLLQVSGSNVVNLVTHHIYNLGAGNDPSLVKNIMDPSFLSKISETFNSLQQTIQHNGPWASAWVGESGGAYNSGGRHVSDSFMDSFWYLDQLGMASKFNTKAYCRQTLVGGNYGLLNTATFVPRPDYYSALLWHRLMGKGVLAVRTGDSPHLRSYAHCSKGRAGITLLLINFSNQTRFVINVENLMNGNLPANGRKIQSQNSVVHSIKKTVAWVGIKASDGPLYREEFHLTPKDGNLQSETSVLNGVPLVLTDHGEIPKLAPVLNNVHSPLYIAPYSISFIVLPNFDAPACA